In a genomic window of Nodosilinea sp. E11:
- a CDS encoding sodium-dependent bicarbonate transport family permease — translation MNANLIMSNILNPPVLFFFLGMLAVFVKSDLEIPPPIPKLFSLYLLLAIGFKGGVELTKSGINQQVVLTILAAIMMACAVPLYTFFILRLKLDTYDSAAIAATYGSISAVTFITASAFLTELGMPFDGFMVAALALMESPAIIVGLILVNFFARDEKREFVWSEVLRDAFLNSSVFLLVGSLIIGMLTGEHGWEVLSPFTQDMFYGVLTFFLLDMGLVAAKRIKDLQKTGVFLISFAILIPILNAGIGLLIARAINMPQGDALLFAVLCASASYIAVPAAMRLTVPEANPSLYVSTALAVTFPFNIIVGIPLYLYGINLLWS, via the coding sequence ATGAACGCCAATTTGATCATGTCCAATATTTTGAACCCCCCAGTGCTATTTTTCTTTTTGGGGATGCTAGCCGTATTCGTTAAATCTGATTTAGAAATTCCACCGCCAATTCCTAAGCTATTTTCGCTTTATTTACTGCTAGCGATCGGGTTTAAAGGAGGCGTTGAGCTGACTAAAAGCGGCATTAATCAGCAGGTGGTGCTGACTATTTTAGCCGCTATCATGATGGCCTGCGCGGTGCCCTTATACACCTTCTTTATTCTGCGGCTCAAGCTCGATACCTACGACTCGGCTGCGATAGCCGCTACCTACGGCTCGATCAGCGCCGTCACCTTTATTACCGCCAGCGCCTTTTTGACCGAGTTAGGCATGCCCTTTGATGGCTTTATGGTGGCCGCTTTGGCCTTAATGGAATCTCCCGCCATCATTGTGGGGCTGATTCTCGTCAATTTCTTTGCCAGAGATGAAAAGCGTGAATTTGTCTGGTCTGAGGTGCTGCGCGATGCCTTTCTTAATAGCTCGGTCTTTTTGCTGGTGGGCAGCTTAATCATCGGCATGCTGACTGGTGAGCACGGCTGGGAGGTGCTCTCGCCCTTTACCCAAGATATGTTCTATGGCGTCCTGACCTTCTTCCTGCTCGATATGGGTTTAGTCGCCGCCAAACGCATTAAAGACTTACAGAAAACCGGCGTATTCTTGATTTCCTTTGCCATACTGATCCCAATCCTCAACGCTGGCATTGGGTTGCTGATTGCCAGGGCGATCAACATGCCCCAGGGAGATGCCCTGCTGTTTGCGGTGCTGTGTGCCAGTGCTTCCTACATTGCAGTGCCTGCGGCCATGCGGTTAACGGTGCCCGAAGCCAACCCCAGCCTGTACGTGTCTACGGCCCTAGCGGTAACGTTTCCCTTCAATATCATTGTCGGCATTCCCCTTTATCTGTACGGCATCAACCTGTTGTGGAGCTAA
- a CDS encoding P-II family nitrogen regulator gives MHLVKKIEIIANSFELAKILDSLKKSGVHGHAVIRNVEGEGLRGGSEDLDMTMGDNVYIIAFCMPEQIKTVAENVRPLLNKFGGTCYISDVMEIRSVKCVASL, from the coding sequence ATGCACCTTGTCAAAAAGATTGAGATCATTGCCAATTCGTTTGAGTTAGCCAAAATTTTAGACAGCCTAAAAAAGTCAGGCGTTCATGGTCATGCGGTGATTCGCAATGTGGAGGGCGAAGGGCTACGCGGCGGTAGCGAAGATTTAGATATGACTATGGGCGACAACGTCTATATCATTGCTTTTTGCATGCCTGAGCAAATTAAAACCGTGGCCGAAAATGTGCGTCCGCTGCTGAACAAATTTGGGGGCACCTGCTACATCTCCGATGTCATGGAAATTCGCTCTGTGAAATGTGTGGCGTCACTATAG
- a CDS encoding carbonic anhydrase translates to MEHNVSHLNRRTALKLGCGGLLGLATGKVVFGQAKSAAAANLASVGVAMPSPQEALNRLIEGNLRFTQHHLEHPDQSEDRVKELTQAQHPFATVLSCADSRVTAEIIFDQGLGDIFDVRVAGNIATPEVLGSIEYAVELLGTPLLMVLGHERCGAVTAAVENGPLPGAIGTFVQAILPAVNQVKGQPGDAVDNAVSANVRYQTEQLMRSQLIRDRQQSGQLQVVGARYDLDTGTVTLVT, encoded by the coding sequence ATGGAGCACAATGTCAGCCATCTAAATCGTCGGACCGCTTTAAAGCTAGGCTGCGGTGGACTGTTGGGCTTAGCCACTGGGAAAGTAGTCTTTGGACAGGCAAAATCGGCTGCTGCCGCCAATCTAGCGTCTGTGGGGGTGGCGATGCCCAGCCCCCAGGAAGCGCTGAATCGACTGATAGAAGGTAATTTACGATTTACTCAGCACCACCTAGAGCACCCCGACCAGTCAGAAGACCGAGTAAAGGAATTGACCCAGGCGCAGCACCCCTTTGCCACGGTGTTAAGCTGTGCCGATTCGCGGGTTACCGCCGAAATCATTTTTGATCAGGGGTTAGGCGACATCTTTGATGTGCGGGTGGCAGGCAACATTGCCACGCCGGAGGTGCTGGGCAGTATTGAGTATGCTGTAGAACTGCTGGGGACGCCGTTGCTGATGGTGCTGGGCCACGAGCGCTGTGGAGCCGTCACCGCAGCGGTGGAAAATGGCCCCCTTCCCGGCGCAATTGGCACTTTTGTGCAGGCCATCTTGCCAGCGGTCAACCAGGTGAAGGGGCAGCCGGGCGATGCGGTGGACAACGCAGTATCCGCCAACGTTCGCTACCAAACGGAGCAGTTGATGCGATCGCAGCTAATCCGCGATCGCCAGCAGTCGGGCCAGCTCCAGGTGGTCGGTGCCCGCTACGACCTCGATACTGGCACCGTCACCTTAGTTACCTAA
- a CDS encoding GMC family oxidoreductase, with protein sequence MIIDDQHYDVIIVGTGAGGGTLARKLAPSGKRILLLERGDAMPLEEQNISDVDIFQKQRYHAPEQWYDGDGEPFTPQMKYAIGGNTKIYGAALQRMRERDFETVNHQDGTSPEWSLKYSDFEPYYTEAESMYQVHGQGGVDPTEPPRSGNFAYPAIAHDPTIQPVVEGIAKQGCHPYPLPMSLSLRDDDPTGDAEVFGVAPALDFGNVTLKTSAQVTSVLTNPAGTAVKGVQTNINGQPYIFMADIIVLACGAINSAALLLQSANEKHPNGLANSSDQVGRNLMKIQLSSIVQVTTQSNSGKFPRSVGINDYYWGDSQVDYPLGHIQNMGGVLQDAIFAESPPVLSLVTKFMPNFGLKQLATRSIAWWAMTEVLPDPKNRVEVKNGKLYVNFSANNAEAHDRLVYRWLDVLKSVEKDSSVFSRSGMHPRGEVPLPVMAYQCGTCRMGTDPTTSVLDTNCRAHELDNLYVVDSSFMPSSASVGNALTVIANALRVGDHLRERLG encoded by the coding sequence ATGATTATCGATGACCAGCACTACGACGTGATCATTGTTGGCACTGGGGCGGGGGGCGGCACCCTGGCCCGCAAGCTGGCCCCGTCGGGTAAGCGCATTCTGCTGCTAGAGCGTGGCGACGCCATGCCCCTTGAAGAGCAAAACATCAGCGATGTAGATATTTTTCAGAAACAGCGCTACCACGCCCCTGAGCAGTGGTACGACGGCGACGGCGAACCCTTCACGCCGCAGATGAAGTATGCGATCGGTGGCAACACCAAAATTTATGGGGCCGCCCTCCAGCGCATGCGCGAAAGAGACTTTGAAACGGTGAATCACCAGGACGGCACCTCACCCGAGTGGAGCCTTAAGTACAGCGATTTTGAGCCTTACTACACCGAGGCGGAGTCGATGTACCAGGTGCATGGCCAGGGGGGTGTTGACCCGACAGAACCGCCCCGCAGTGGAAATTTTGCCTACCCGGCGATCGCCCATGACCCCACCATTCAGCCCGTGGTCGAGGGCATTGCCAAGCAGGGTTGTCACCCCTACCCGCTGCCGATGTCGCTGTCGCTGCGAGACGATGACCCCACCGGGGATGCCGAGGTGTTTGGGGTTGCCCCGGCTTTAGATTTTGGCAACGTGACTCTCAAAACCTCAGCCCAGGTGACCAGCGTTCTGACCAACCCTGCGGGGACGGCGGTCAAGGGCGTGCAGACCAATATCAATGGTCAGCCCTACATCTTTATGGCTGATATTATTGTGCTGGCCTGCGGGGCCATTAACTCGGCGGCGCTGCTGCTTCAGTCGGCCAACGAGAAGCACCCCAACGGGTTGGCGAACAGCTCTGATCAGGTGGGCCGCAACCTGATGAAGATTCAGCTCAGTTCGATCGTGCAGGTCACGACTCAGTCTAATTCGGGTAAATTTCCGCGATCGGTGGGCATCAATGACTACTACTGGGGCGACAGTCAAGTTGACTATCCCCTAGGCCACATTCAAAATATGGGCGGGGTGCTGCAAGACGCGATTTTTGCGGAGTCGCCCCCGGTGCTATCGCTGGTGACCAAGTTTATGCCTAACTTTGGGCTAAAGCAGTTGGCGACGCGATCGATCGCCTGGTGGGCGATGACCGAGGTGTTGCCCGACCCCAAAAACCGGGTGGAGGTGAAGAACGGTAAGCTCTACGTCAACTTCTCTGCCAACAACGCTGAGGCCCACGATCGCCTGGTGTATCGCTGGCTAGATGTGCTCAAGTCTGTCGAAAAAGATAGCAGCGTGTTTTCGCGATCGGGGATGCACCCCCGAGGAGAGGTGCCCCTGCCGGTGATGGCCTATCAGTGCGGCACCTGCCGTATGGGCACCGACCCCACCACCTCGGTGCTCGACACTAACTGCCGCGCCCATGAGCTAGACAACCTCTATGTGGTAGACAGCAGTTTCATGCCCTCCAGCGCCAGCGTGGGGAATGCCCTGACGGTAATCGCCAACGCCCTGCGGGTGGGCGATCATCTGCGGGAACGGCTGGGGTAG
- a CDS encoding XisI protein produces MDTLDGYRQIIRAVLTPYTHLVYANVDVRNLAAFDADTDQYVILSEGWNGQRHHHGCLIHIEIRHGKVWVQRDGTEDGIATELVAAGIPEADIVLGFQEPSVRPHTGFAVV; encoded by the coding sequence ATGGATACCTTAGACGGCTACCGTCAGATCATTCGTGCAGTTTTAACTCCCTACACCCACCTTGTCTACGCCAATGTCGATGTTCGTAATCTTGCTGCCTTTGACGCGGATACCGACCAATACGTCATTCTCTCTGAGGGTTGGAACGGCCAACGCCATCACCACGGTTGTCTGATTCATATTGAAATTCGCCATGGCAAAGTTTGGGTACAACGCGATGGTACTGAAGACGGCATCGCCACTGAACTGGTGGCGGCAGGAATACCTGAAGCAGATATTGTTCTTGGGTTTCAAGAACCTTCGGTCAGACCCCATACAGGGTTTGCGGTAGTTTAG
- a CDS encoding XisH family protein, protein MPAKDIYHNAVKTALIKDEWTITQDPLSLRIGKKDLFIDLGAEKLLAAEKGPNKIAVEIKSFVGPSEIRDLENALGQFVLYQNALSLIEPDRTLYLAIREAVYLDLFEAEIGKMLLERKVIKLVAFNPEQEVVTRWIP, encoded by the coding sequence ATGCCTGCGAAGGATATCTACCACAATGCTGTCAAAACTGCCCTAATTAAGGACGAGTGGACAATTACTCAAGATCCTCTGAGTTTACGCATAGGTAAAAAAGACCTGTTTATTGACTTAGGTGCTGAAAAACTGCTGGCGGCGGAGAAAGGCCCCAACAAAATCGCTGTTGAGATCAAGAGTTTTGTTGGCCCTTCAGAAATCCGTGATTTAGAAAATGCCCTAGGCCAGTTCGTTCTCTACCAAAATGCCTTGAGCCTGATCGAACCAGACCGAACTCTGTACCTAGCCATTCGAGAAGCGGTATATCTCGACCTGTTTGAAGCAGAAATTGGCAAAATGCTTTTAGAGCGAAAGGTTATCAAACTGGTGGCGTTTAACCCTGAGCAGGAGGTTGTTACTCGATGGATACCTTAG
- a CDS encoding heme-copper oxidase subunit III, translating into MSTANLDPTLNTHSPHAAEHEEEDHRMFGFIVFLLSESVIFLSFFVGYTVYKTNITDWLPAGVEGLEVREPLINTIVLVSSSFVIYFAERFLHKENLWGFRAFWLLTMAMGSFFLYGQAVEWMGLPFGFTDGVFGGTFYLLTGFHGLHVMTGVLLQGIMLGRSFLPNNYAGGEFGVAATSLFWHFVDVIWIILFLLIYVWQ; encoded by the coding sequence ATGAGCACAGCTAACCTCGACCCCACCCTCAACACCCACAGCCCCCACGCCGCCGAGCACGAAGAAGAAGACCATCGCATGTTTGGCTTCATCGTCTTTCTGCTGTCGGAAAGCGTGATTTTCCTCAGCTTTTTTGTGGGCTATACGGTCTACAAGACCAATATCACCGACTGGCTGCCCGCTGGGGTTGAGGGCCTGGAAGTACGCGAGCCGCTGATCAATACCATCGTGCTGGTGTCGAGCAGCTTTGTGATTTACTTCGCTGAGCGGTTTTTGCACAAAGAAAATCTCTGGGGCTTTCGCGCCTTTTGGCTGCTGACTATGGCCATGGGCAGCTTTTTTCTCTACGGCCAGGCGGTGGAGTGGATGGGGTTGCCCTTTGGCTTTACCGACGGCGTCTTTGGCGGCACCTTCTACCTGCTGACCGGCTTCCACGGTCTGCACGTGATGACCGGCGTGCTCTTGCAGGGGATTATGCTGGGACGATCGTTTTTGCCGAATAACTACGCAGGCGGCGAGTTTGGCGTAGCAGCCACCTCGCTGTTTTGGCACTTCGTCGATGTGATTTGGATCATCCTGTTTCTCTTGATCTACGTTTGGCAGTAG